TTCCCCCGGCTCGGGCCGCTTCGATATTTGCGTTGAGTGCCAGGATGTTCGTCTGTTCGGCGATCTCGGAGATCAGGTCCACGATCTCGTCGATCTGGGCAACCTGTTCGTCGAGTCGCTCGACGGACTCGACGACCGCCGACATCTCGGCCTGAATCCGCTCCATCTCCTCTCTCGCCTGTTCCGCAGTCGATTCACCGTCCTGTCCGACCTCGGCGGTGTCTTCGGAGAGTTGCGCGACGGTTCGCGCCGTCGACGCGACTTCTTCGACCGTCGCGGAGAGGTCGTTCATCTCGCCGGACACTCGATCGAGTCGCTCACGCTGCTGGTCGGCCCGGCTCGTGACCTCCTCGATCGACTCGCCGACCTCTTCGCTTGCCCGTTTCACTTCCCGGGCTCCCGAAGTGGCCTGTTGGCTCGCCGTCGCAACGTCGTGTGAGAAGTCCTGGATACGTCGCATCGTCTCTTCGATTTCGTCGAGCATCGCGTTGAACGCCGTCGCGATTTCGCCCATCGCGTCATTTTCGGCGTCCGTCGGCAACCGGACAGTCAGATCTCCGTCGGCACAGTCGCTCATTATCTCGCCGTATTCCTCCGCGCGTGCCTCGACCCGTTCGCGCAACTCCTGGGATTCGTGTGCCTCTTGAACCCGGTCTTGCAGCGAGTCGTGCATACTGTCGAACGTTCCCTCCTGGTGGAACAGCGCGGGTCTGTACTGCGTCGTTTCGGCGACCTCTCGGAGGTCACACCCGACCGTCTCGGAGAGGAACGTCTCCTCGGTTCTCTCCGCCCCGAAGAATTCGATATCGTGGTTCTCGTCGGCTCGTGCGATCCGCATGTTGTGGCTGATGTGATGGGTCGCGCCGTCGAGGGTCACGGTGCCTTCCGGTGCGTCGAAGGTTAGCCCGCTCCGGAGTTGGTCTATCACCGCAGCTTGATCGGTCGTTCCCGCGGCTTCGACAGCCTTCGCGTAGAGGTGTATCGAAACGTAGCTGTTCTGTGCCTCCTGATTGATGTACTCCGCGTTCGGGAACTTCTCGTAAAACCGCTCGACGAAGGCCTCGTTTTCCGGCGTCGAGATCTCCTCCATGTAATTAACTCCGACGTGGACATCCGCGAACGCCGGCGGCTCGTATCGTTCGTGTTCGAACGCCTGCGCCATCGCCGTCGACGTTCCGACGGGCATCGCGAGTCCGCGGTCGGCTTTCTCCCGGAAGAACTCCGCGTGGTTGTCCCCGACGAGCATCGACATGATCACGTCGGGATCAGCCTTCTCGATCCGATCTACTATCGGCCCGAACGAGGTCTGGGAGAGCGGGGCGAACGCCTTGCCGATCACCTCGGCACCGTGTTCCGCCGCGAGGATGTCCACCCAGTCGGAGGAGAGATGCCCGAAGTTGTAGTCCGCCGCCACCGTGAAGATCTCCGGCCCGTATTCCGATACGAGATACGGAAGTACGGTTCCGAGTTGCTGGTGAGCGGTCGCTCCCATGGGGAAGGTGTATCGGTCACAGACACCCCCCTCGTACTGGGTCGTGTAGAAGTAGAGCTGTCTGTGAGCGTCCATCAACGGACGGACGACCTCTCGCTCGGAGGAAGCGTACCCGGCCCAGACCGCGTCGGGGTCCTCCGTGCTCAGAATGTCGGTGACCAGTTGTCGGTATCGGTCTACGTCCGACGCCGGGTCCGGATCGACCACCTCGATCTCGCGACCGAGAATCCCGCCACTTTCGTTCAGCTCTTCGATCGCGAGAAGACTCGCCTGCCACTTTGAAGTGCCGAGTTCGGCGAACTTCCCCGACCGATTCTCGAGGATGGCTATCGTAATCGGCTCGTCCGACTCGTCAGCCCTACTAATCATCGTTGATACCACGACTGGGAATTGGCACCTTACGATATATCGGTTTGGATTGCATCAATATGCTCTACTCAACGATAATAATTGGATCTTTATCCACTAATTAGCCTGATTAGTGTGGAACGCAACTCTGGGCGATGGGCGATGGAGTCGAGGCCGAATACGGCCCAGCACCGCACTTGACGCAGATGCTACGTACAGCGGATCGCGCCGGTCGTCGTTTCCGGGCGAGATCCCGCTCACACACTCGGACGCCCACGACGGCCGCCCCGCCGCCCGCGCCGAAACCACTAATGTCCGCGGGCGCGCTGGTTCGGTCGTGATCGACTGGCTGGGAACCGTCCTGACGGAGAGCCCGCCGCCGGACCTGCTGCGGCTGGTGGCGGTCCCCGTCTTCGGCTGGGCCGCCTACCGGGACGTTCGGACCCGTCGGGTGCCCAACGCCACGTGGCTCCCGCTGGCGCTGCTGGGGGTCGCCTTGCTGGCCTGGGACATCGAGCGGATCGCAACCGGCGACCTCCCCTTCTGGGTCGAGTCGCGCGAGCTGTTCTACCTCCGGGTCGCGCTCTCGCTGGGGATGGTCGGCTCGATCGGCTACCTGTTCTACTACTTCGGCGGCTTCGGCGGCGCCGACGCGAAGGCGTTGATCGTCCTCGCCGTCCTCTTCCCGACGTTCCCGATGTACATCCTCCCGACGGAGGCGCTGCCGCTGACCCGGACGACCGTCGGCGTCTTCTCGCTGACGGTCCTCTCGAACACCGTCCTCGTCGGCGCGGCCTACCCCGTCGCCGTCACGCTGCGCAACGCCCTCTCGGGGCACCTCGCGCCGATCATGTTCCTCGGCAAGCCGATCCGCGCCGCCGACGCGACCGCCGAGTACGGCTCGTTGCTCCAGACGCCCGACGGGTTCACCCGCCGCGGCCTCGACCTCGACGCCCTGCGGATGTACCTGCGCTGGCGCGGGACGACGCTGGCCGCGGTCCGCGAAGCGCCCGAACGCCACCGCGACCCCGCGAGTCTCCCCGACGACCCCGACCCGCCCGGCGACGGCTCGATCCCCGAAAGCGGGGACCCCGCTGGCGGCGCCGACGGCGAAGTGGCCACCGACGGCGGGGAGCGTGCCGACGCGGAGACCGCCGGCGGGGCCGACGCCGACTACGACGACCCCTGGGGCGCGCGGGCCTTCCTCGACGACATCGAGGGGTCGGCCTACGGGACGACCGCCGAGGGACTGCGGGACGGATTGGACGTGATCGCCGACGAGGACGTGGTCTGGATCTCCCCCGGGATGCCCTTTATCGTCCCCATGTTCGTCGCGCTCGTGATCAGCCTCGTCTACGGCGACCTGTTCTTCAAACTCGTCTCGCTGCTGGTGTGAGGCCGTCGTTCGCGCCGGCGGGCGGCGCTACTCCTCGGGGACGAACCGCGTGTAGGCCGGCCCGATGATGAAGATGGAGACGAGCCACAGGACGGCGACGGCGATGTAGGCGAGCAGGACTCCGCGCTGGAAGCCGGGCGCGTCGGTCACGACCAGCAGGGCGAACGCGCCGACGAGCAGGCCGACGGCGCCGACGGTGTTGCTCGCGTCCCAGAGCAGAAACGCCCGGGTCCGCGCGTCCTCCTCGGCCATCGCCGCGAGGAACCGCCGGACGGATCCGATCATCGCCCGTGGGTTGTTCTCGGTCCGTCATAAGTGTGGGCGTCGAGGAGTCGACGGTCGGCGCTCACCGGGTCGCGTTGGCCGGCAGGTCGACGACGCGGCCGGGGACCACCAGCCCGTTGCCCGCCGTGGGGTCGGTGCCGTTCGGTCCCACGTCGCGGGCCGTCCGTTCGAGGCGCAACTCGACTGCTCGGGGCGAGCGGTCGGGGTCGGCGTCGAGGGCGAGCGCGGCGAGGCCGCCGACGTACGGCGTCGCGGCCGAAGAGCCGACGAGCGGCTCCTCGTACCCCGCGATTTCGTGTCGAGCGGGCGCGACCACGTCGACGCCGAGGCGGCCGTCGGCGGTTGGGCCCCTGGAGCTGAACGGCTCGACGCGGCCGGCCGCGGGGTCGTAGGCGCCGACGCCGATCACGCCGCGGCCGGTCGCGGGGGCGGCGACGCTCCCCTCGGACCGGGTCCACTGGAAGCGGTGGGTCGGCGACGAGAGGCGGACGCGGGCGCCCGTGGCGTTGGGCGGCCCCCGGACGACGACGTAGTAGGTGCCGCCCTGGAGGCGGGCGTTGATCCGGGCGTTGGGGACGCCGTCGCCGGGGAACGGGGCCGACCTGGCGACCAGGCTGGCCTCGCCGTCGTCGGTTCGGTAGAGCTCGGCGACGTAGGTCTCGTTCCCGTGGGCGCGGTCCCAGCCGAGCCAGATCCGCGTCTCGCTCCCGCGGCCGGCGAGGTAGTTGCGCGGCCGCTCGCCGAAGCGCAGGCGGCCGTCGCTGGGGTCGTCGTAGCGGCCGGCCCAGTGGCCCCGGGCGAGGTTGCCGGTCGGCGCGACGAAGACGACGCCCTGCCGGCGCGCCCACTCGCCGAGCCGCGCCACCGTCGAGGTCCCGTCGCCGGGGCGGCCGTAAAAGGACACCGGGGCGACGATCACGTCCACGTCGGCGGTGACGAGCCACGTCACCGCCCGCCGGAAGCTCGTCGTGTCGTCGAAGGTAGCGAGCCGCAGGTCGGCGTCGGGCGCGGTCCGCGCGACGACGGCGGCGGTCGCGGTGCCGTGGTGGTTGCGGCCGCCGTTGGCGACCGTCTCGCCGTCGCCGAACGCGCGACTCTCGGCGATCCGGTCGCCGATCGTCGGATGGTCGGTGTCGAAGCCGGTGACGCCGACGACGCCGACGGTGACGTCGTCACCGGTGACGCCGGCGTCGTGGAGCCGCTGGAGGCCGCCGTCGGCCGCCTCGCGCTGGCGTGTGTCGGCGGGGGCACCGGGGACCGACAGCGCGAGCGCGCCGATCGCGGCCAGGACACAGCAGAGGGCGACCGCGACGACCCCCAGCGCGCGGATACGGGCGGGCATGGAGGGGACTAGCGGTCGATCGGACCGCGACGATCAAAACGATACCGGTGTTCGGCGGTCTCGTCGCCGCTGTCGACCTCACTCGCCGAACGGGTCGCCGAATTCCTCGATTCCCTGTTCGTCGGGCCGGTCGGCTACGGGACCCGTGAGGGCCGCGGCTCAGTCGTCCAGCGCCTCGGGTTCGTCGTGCTGGACCGACCAGCCCCGGTTGACTCCGCAGGCCTCCCGTTCGGTGTACTCGATCTCGGTGTCGAGGCCGACCCGCGAGCCGCTGTCGACTGCGAGGTCGTCGTCGCCGACCTCGTTCTCCCGTGGTGGCTCCGTCACCACGCGCTCGACCACCAGCGGCACGTCCATCCGGCTGCCGCAACAGCCCACGTCGGTGAACTCGTCCCACTCGTCGCCCTCGGCGGCCGTGTCGTGAACCTTGGTGAGATACGTCCGGTAGTAGTCCGAGCGGATCCGACTGCGTCCGTGCTCGCCGATGTCCGCCGGGAAGGACAACACCACCCGGGCGGCGAGCGGCTCGGTCGTCCCGTCCGCGCGGTCCTGACTGCTCATACCCCCGGTTCGAGCGCGACCGGTATGGGGCTTCCGGGGCCCTGCGTCGCGGACGGACCGCTCGGGTCAGAGGCTATCGGTTTCCCCGTCGACGGCCAGCGGCGCCTCGAACGCTCGGTCGGCGTCGAGGAAGTGGGAGACGTGGACCACCCTCGTCTCCTCGGCACCGAGGTCCTCGCCCAGCGCGACCGCGCCCTCGACGGTCATGTGTTTCGTGCCGAACGTGCGGGCGACGCCGTCGTCGTCGAAGTGGTCGCCGCCCGCGGGGTGGTGTTCGCACAGGTCGGCGGTCACGATGCCGTCGGCCAACAGCAGGTCCGGGTCGGCGAGGGCCGCGCGCGACTCTTCGCCGATGCCGTAGGTCGTGTCCCCCGAGATCGACAGTTTCGCCCCGGTTTCGGGGTCCTCGACCGCGAGCCCGTAGCAGACGAGCGGCGGGTGGTCGACCGGGACGAGCGTCACCTCGAACCCGCAGGTCTCGAACGGCTCGAACGGGGTCTCGGGGACGACTTCCACCTGGTCGAGGTAGTCGTAGCGGCGGCGGACCGTCTCGGCGACGCTCTCGCCGGTCTCGGGGTCCCGTTCGTCGGCGGCGTGGACGGGCAAGCGGTCGAACAGGCGGTAGGCGTGCCCGAGCCCGTCGAGGTGGTCGAAGTGGATGTGCGTGATCACCGCGGCGTCGGGCAGGGCCACGTCGTGGTCGAGGAACTGCTGGCGGAAGTCGGGGCTGGTGTCGACGAGCAGGGACTCGCCGGTGCGCTCGTTGCGGACGTGGACCGAGAACCGCGACCGCTCGACGCCCCGTTCGCGGGCGCGCTCACAGGTCTCGCAGTCGCAGCCCGGCGTCGGCGTCCCCGTCGTGTCGCCGGTCCCGAGGAGGGTGACTTCCATCGCTCGACGGGAGGGCCGGCCCACGCCTAAAGGGCGCGGTCGACAGCTACCCCCGCGGTCAGTTCGGTGTGCGAACCCACTTTTTGCGACGGAGAGTTCCTCGGCGCGCTTCGCGCGCCTGCGGGAATCCTCCGTCGCAAAAACGTGGGGAAAAAGGCTGAATCCTCGCTCTGCTCGGATTCAGTGAATCGCGCTCGCTCCGCTCGCGCGAATGCTACTGATCAGCCTATCACCTGCACTGAACATCCGCACGCCCGCGACGCGCGGAGACGCCCGAGGGGTTCCCGACCCGGAAAGGGGGTTCAGTAGGTCCTGTGACTGGCCGACCCGACGGCGATGCGGACGAGCGTGTTGCCCGCCCAGTCGTCGGGGTCGGCGCCGTAGCGGCGGTTGATCCTCCGGTTGGCACGCTCGTTCTCGGTTTCGTCCTCGACGACCGTCGCCGTGCCGCGGACGGTGACCGTCCACTCGGGGTGGCCACCGTCACTGTCCTGGATCGAGAGCGCGACGCGGGGGTTCTCCCGGACGTTCGCGAGCTTCCGGCCGGTGGTCGTCACTTCGATCACGGGGCGGTCGTCGCCGTCGGCCGGTTCGTAGCGGAACCAGACCGGCGCGGCGTGGGGTCGGTCGTCGACACAGGTCGCGAGGTGGGCCGCGACCGGGTCGCCGGTCAGCAGTTCCTCGACTTCGTCGGGGACTGAGTCGGCCATGGGGACGCTACGGCCGTCAGCGACAAGTGAGTTGGTCGGTCTCTCAGAGGCCCAGACCGACCAGCGCGTACAGCGCGAGCAGCACGGTCGGGACGGCGACGGCGACGTACACCGGCTTGCTCCAGCCCAGCACTTTCCGGCCGTCCAGCGGGCCGTAGGGGATCATGTTGAACCCGGCGAGCAGGAGGTTGATGGTGAGGCCGCGCTGGCCGACCAGGCCGAGCAGGCCGGGACCGAACAGGAACAGCGGCAGGAAGACGGCCGCGAGGCCGACGTTCGTGACCGGGCCGGCCAGCGCGATGAGGCCGTTCTCGCGGGCGGTGATCCGACCGCGGTGGACGACCGCACCGGGCGCGGCGAAGAGGAACCCCGCCAGCGCCGACATCACGGCCAGGAAGAGCATACCGTAGTCGGCCTGGAACGCGGCGGCCTGACCGAAGCGGACGGCGACGACCTTGTGGGCGAGTTCGTGCAGGAGGAAGGCGACGCCGACGCTCGCCAGGGAGACGCCCAGCGCGATCGCGATCGTCGACGGCGCGACGGTTCCGCGGGCGACCGCGTCGACGAGCGACCGGTCGATGAACAGCATGAACGCGACGCCCAGCGCGAGCCAGGCGATCCCCAGGTCCCGGAGTTCGCGCCGGCTGAAGGAGATACCGTGCCAGCCGCGGCCGCCGCTCGACCGACCCGGACCGCCGGGGCCACCGCGGCCGCTCAGGCCGGCCCGTCCGCCCGCGGGTCCGCTCACGAGACCACGCCCCAGACGATCTGCCAGCCGTTGCGCGCGCCGTCGAGCAGCAGGCCCGGGATGGCGTCGACGCCGCCGATCGGCGCCGACAGCATCGGCAGGACCAGCGGGAAGACGACGAGGCTCGCGATCATGCTCCCGACGTTGGTGAGCCCGGCGATCAGGATCAGCCGGAACAGGGGGACCTGGCGCATCCGGGCGAAGATCTCGCTCACCGGCGCCGTCTCGTCGTCCATGATCTCGTTGAGCCGGGCGATGTCGGAGACGTTCACGTCGACGTAGCGCAACTCGACGTAGCCGGCGAACCAGCCGGGCGCCAGCAGCGGGTTGACGCTCGTCAGCCAGGCGACGCCGCCCCCGACGAGGGCGCTGGGCCAGGTCGCGCCCGCGAGCTTCGCCAGCCCGCCCGCCAGCACCGCGTTGACGATAAACCACGCGACGAACAGCTCGACCAGCCACTCGTTGCTCGCGCCGCCCAGCGCGAGCAGGGCGAAGAAGACGACGAAGCCGACCGTCAGCAGGTAGCCGACCGCCTTGTAGAGGTACCCCGTGAGACTCGTCCCGGAGGCCTCGCCGACCAGCGACTCCATCGGCGGCAGGCTCTCCGGGTCCGCGAGGTACCGTTCGATGCCCTCGCGGTGGCCGGCGCCGACGACGGCGACGACGCTGTAGCCCGCCTCCCGCAGCGCGACGAGCCGATGGGCGATGAACGCGTCGCGCTCGTCGATGAGCGCCTCCGCGGCGCCGGGGGCGAACCGGCGGAACTCCTCCATCATCGCCGTCACCACGTCCGCGTCGGTCAGTTCGTCGATGTCGATCTCCTCCAGTTCCTCCTCGTCCGGCAGGAACGCCGCGAGGACGGCGCCCCCGAGCGCGCCGAGGGCGGCACCGCCGACGGCGCCGCCGAGGACGCCCGTCCCGGTCTGGAGGACGAACCCGCCCAGGCCGGTCAGCCGGTCGCTCGACACGGCGAGCGGGCCGAGCGCGAGCCCCCCGCTGGCGGCGATCGCGACGCCCGCCGCCGAGCCGACGAGGACGCCGGCGGCGACTCTGACGTACGTGGTGTCGGGCACCGGGAGCGGTTCGAGCCACTCGGCGAGCCACGGTTCGAGCAGGCTCCAGAGGACGACGCCGCCGACGGCGCCGCCGACGAGGCCGCCCGCCAGCGCCACGGCGTCGGGACCCAGCGCGGCGACGAAGTCCGCGCTCGCGAACCCGAGCGCGCCCGCCCCGACCATCGCGAGGGCGAAGCCGGCGAACAGGCCGAACGAGAGGCCGAGGCCGG
The window above is part of the Halosimplex rubrum genome. Proteins encoded here:
- a CDS encoding pyridoxamine 5'-phosphate oxidase family protein; translation: MADSVPDEVEELLTGDPVAAHLATCVDDRPHAAPVWFRYEPADGDDRPVIEVTTTGRKLANVRENPRVALSIQDSDGGHPEWTVTVRGTATVVEDETENERANRRINRRYGADPDDWAGNTLVRIAVGSASHRTY
- a CDS encoding MBL fold metallo-hydrolase, translated to MEVTLLGTGDTTGTPTPGCDCETCERARERGVERSRFSVHVRNERTGESLLVDTSPDFRQQFLDHDVALPDAAVITHIHFDHLDGLGHAYRLFDRLPVHAADERDPETGESVAETVRRRYDYLDQVEVVPETPFEPFETCGFEVTLVPVDHPPLVCYGLAVEDPETGAKLSISGDTTYGIGEESRAALADPDLLLADGIVTADLCEHHPAGGDHFDDDGVARTFGTKHMTVEGAVALGEDLGAEETRVVHVSHFLDADRAFEAPLAVDGETDSL
- a CDS encoding A24 family peptidase gives rise to the protein MIDWLGTVLTESPPPDLLRLVAVPVFGWAAYRDVRTRRVPNATWLPLALLGVALLAWDIERIATGDLPFWVESRELFYLRVALSLGMVGSIGYLFYYFGGFGGADAKALIVLAVLFPTFPMYILPTEALPLTRTTVGVFSLTVLSNTVLVGAAYPVAVTLRNALSGHLAPIMFLGKPIRAADATAEYGSLLQTPDGFTRRGLDLDALRMYLRWRGTTLAAVREAPERHRDPASLPDDPDPPGDGSIPESGDPAGGADGEVATDGGERADAETAGGADADYDDPWGARAFLDDIEGSAYGTTAEGLRDGLDVIADEDVVWISPGMPFIVPMFVALVISLVYGDLFFKLVSLLV
- a CDS encoding zinc metalloprotease — translated: MSFSRRELRDLGIAWLALGVAFMLFIDRSLVDAVARGTVAPSTIAIALGVSLASVGVAFLLHELAHKVVAVRFGQAAAFQADYGMLFLAVMSALAGFLFAAPGAVVHRGRITARENGLIALAGPVTNVGLAAVFLPLFLFGPGLLGLVGQRGLTINLLLAGFNMIPYGPLDGRKVLGWSKPVYVAVAVPTVLLALYALVGLGL
- a CDS encoding TraB/GumN family protein, whose amino-acid sequence is MTEPAGDDIGVDGELSRPPSRERGEGEVHVLGTAHVSEQSVEKVEETIAERKPDVVAVELDEGRFRQLKGETPDDIDPGDMLRGNTVFQFLAYWMLSYVQTRMGKKLGVDPGADMLAAVDAAEEHGLGVALVDRDIQMTVQRFWARLSPLRKISMLGNLTLAIGSPIAVGAGLGLSFGLFAGFALAMVGAGALGFASADFVAALGPDAVALAGGLVGGAVGGVVLWSLLEPWLAEWLEPLPVPDTTYVRVAAGVLVGSAAGVAIAASGGLALGPLAVSSDRLTGLGGFVLQTGTGVLGGAVGGAALGALGGAVLAAFLPDEEELEEIDIDELTDADVVTAMMEEFRRFAPGAAEALIDERDAFIAHRLVALREAGYSVVAVVGAGHREGIERYLADPESLPPMESLVGEASGTSLTGYLYKAVGYLLTVGFVVFFALLALGGASNEWLVELFVAWFIVNAVLAGGLAKLAGATWPSALVGGGVAWLTSVNPLLAPGWFAGYVELRYVDVNVSDIARLNEIMDDETAPVSEIFARMRQVPLFRLILIAGLTNVGSMIASLVVFPLVLPMLSAPIGGVDAIPGLLLDGARNGWQIVWGVVS
- a CDS encoding urea ABC transporter substrate-binding protein, translating into MVSTMISRADESDEPITIAILENRSGKFAELGTSKWQASLLAIEELNESGGILGREIEVVDPDPASDVDRYRQLVTDILSTEDPDAVWAGYASSEREVVRPLMDAHRQLYFYTTQYEGGVCDRYTFPMGATAHQQLGTVLPYLVSEYGPEIFTVAADYNFGHLSSDWVDILAAEHGAEVIGKAFAPLSQTSFGPIVDRIEKADPDVIMSMLVGDNHAEFFREKADRGLAMPVGTSTAMAQAFEHERYEPPAFADVHVGVNYMEEISTPENEAFVERFYEKFPNAEYINQEAQNSYVSIHLYAKAVEAAGTTDQAAVIDQLRSGLTFDAPEGTVTLDGATHHISHNMRIARADENHDIEFFGAERTEETFLSETVGCDLREVAETTQYRPALFHQEGTFDSMHDSLQDRVQEAHESQELRERVEARAEEYGEIMSDCADGDLTVRLPTDAENDAMGEIATAFNAMLDEIEETMRRIQDFSHDVATASQQATSGAREVKRASEEVGESIEEVTSRADQQRERLDRVSGEMNDLSATVEEVASTARTVAQLSEDTAEVGQDGESTAEQAREEMERIQAEMSAVVESVERLDEQVAQIDEIVDLISEIAEQTNILALNANIEAARAGGSGGTDAGDGFAVVADEVKQLAEQTRDSASEVSGLIEDVQEHTSTTVERIRTTEREIEGSTESVENAADAFVDVVDNVEETDEGVQEITRAVDDQANSAEEVLSMVNEVVELGEHTADAAENASAAAEEQAASMSQVSSNVESLATQAKQLRTRLDAFDVDRE
- a CDS encoding S8 family serine peptidase, yielding MPARIRALGVVAVALCCVLAAIGALALSVPGAPADTRQREAADGGLQRLHDAGVTGDDVTVGVVGVTGFDTDHPTIGDRIAESRAFGDGETVANGGRNHHGTATAAVVARTAPDADLRLATFDDTTSFRRAVTWLVTADVDVIVAPVSFYGRPGDGTSTVARLGEWARRQGVVFVAPTGNLARGHWAGRYDDPSDGRLRFGERPRNYLAGRGSETRIWLGWDRAHGNETYVAELYRTDDGEASLVARSAPFPGDGVPNARINARLQGGTYYVVVRGPPNATGARVRLSSPTHRFQWTRSEGSVAAPATGRGVIGVGAYDPAAGRVEPFSSRGPTADGRLGVDVVAPARHEIAGYEEPLVGSSAATPYVGGLAALALDADPDRSPRAVELRLERTARDVGPNGTDPTAGNGLVVPGRVVDLPANATR